The Coccinella septempunctata chromosome 6, icCocSept1.1, whole genome shotgun sequence genome segment atagcaacgtagcattaattaagtcggtatattgtTGGGATAATATTAATtgtttatagcggagaatagttgTTTTTAGCCCCGGTAAACacgatattcatttcattatgttttttttaaggtgaatcggcccgaaatcttgaatcccccgacctgctagtttcgtacacttctttgacaatagcataataactcaagtttcaacattttaacagaaatttttgaatttaagggcgGTTTTATGACttagtgtttttcagaacctgcaaaaaaaattaaaaactatagactcgtcatcgccttccaaggctgcatcttggaagggctgtcgatttgaaaaaaaatttataggaactagccccgcttattttcattaaggaatcatctcccttaatccttcgcatttgtttatagatatcctgtatatagatacattttatccaTGTACcgatttattttggatagtagaagtttaatcaatatgtgttattttcgaagaccaaaacaacaatttcaattgcacctgatttgttaattatgagaatcatcattcattttgaataataaaactgcatgcgaagatacttgaattaacttttgtctttctcctttcatcatgcgttcATCATAGTgttcgctgttcatcatagcttttgggaatttaccaatcaatcatctgtatatcaatcatatgtatccgagtatgtatctatattattaacttcattttgtagattaatCATGTCtcgacaaaaatatggttgcaatttcaaaatatgttgactcgaggccttcaaaagacttcaatttttttttattttttcccttacatcatgtatgatctatcgaaaaatgcaaatctgttttggataattcttcataaaaactTGTTTccatataattggtaattttctttatgatatatcacaaaaaaattaaaccagagagatggtacaagctcttcaaatattcgggaaaatccaatatttaaacataatcgataataaaagagatgtttctgagcaaataAATCTGtgctcaaaatcattgagcaatccgatttaaggaAAATATATAGAATGTCCCATtcgaaataacacaacaatgtccaacattcggtttagcagacgttgttcatttctgtgatattgtaaaatttgtagcattttttctcttgattctgaaatgaaaattttcggaatggctcattgtccttgaattttcatcaccatttacatctgagtAATCTTttccaacaaatttttttttctctgaacagctcatttaATTATATGCAATGCAACAATActaattattcgttattctaataggtagtattatctatatggatcatatccatagagagaagcaatattattatggacaacactcaaatcgatttgttttcatataggtaatgaaatagttcgccaaattcagaattatagtgttagcttgagatgaaaaaagtccaacggatgcatagatgcacacgatgaaatataaacagtcataatcccattcgagagagccaagattggttttctttcacgtgattctttcccctacagaagaatgcgataaaaaatctttgagatatgccgccaggattgcaataatggaggagataacgcgctgcgcctctcttcagttaattcctccgtatactgatattccgcctgtctacatctgcttggacAATAcagcgttgccattttcggaggtgctaaccagcaaagagtcttccagagcaattcttcgatatacagctcagcacactagcgccagtgatatacactcgaactaaaagattgttcagtacataaacgaggtgcgttgtgacctcgaaacgattttttgatatgttggtccctgaagcctcctgaatctaacaagctaaaaaacaaggcaaaacgttgtcacctccgatttcggaggtgacagcgatatatatgaggtgagagcgttaaacgagttactattttggaggtggtattaacactttataactatatatatatatatatatatatatatatatatatatatatatatatatatatatatatatatatatatatatatatatatatatatatatatatatacatgcaGGGGGGCAGTAATGCTTTCGGGGAGTGACGACCCCGCATACCTGAGTCACCCAGCCCCCAGGTTAGCAGCCTGGGAAGCTGTAGATTATGAAGCTCCTGTCACTAGAAGCATGATGCAGGGCGGTAGAGGGCAGCGGGCTGGCCCTCTTCGGAGCCGTCTGGAGGCAGAGCCTGTAGGGGACAGCTGTGGGGCgagcggcgcagccccccgagatggcaccgtaagCCATAGCAGTAACAACATCAGAAGAGTGAGAAGGAGTATCAGTTTGGACGGAATCAGGAACCGTCCCGCTGAGGCTCAGACTAGAGATGGAAGAATGCGCTGGACCGAGGAAGAGAATATCCTCATTATGCGGGTTCACTTTATTGCTGAGGAACTGCACCAACAGAATGCAGAAAGAACTTATCGACAAATTCTAACCACCACTTGGAATGAGATCTATCCAAGTAGACTCTCATATCCGAATCTGCTGGCGAACAGGGTCAGATGGATCATACAAAATGAGAAATTCTCAAGCGTCGAACTTGAGTCTATCAAAAAAAGCATTAGACCATATGCCCCAGTCTCAACTGATGATACTATCATCACCGAGGAAATAGACCATGAACAACAGGTTTCAACGACGCTTGAACACAAGTCAACAGAAAAAGTCTTCAGGAGGAACATACAATTGTATGCCAAGATCAATCCTCAAGAAAGACCTAGAATACCTAGACTCAAAGGATCACAGAACATACTGGAAAGTGTGAGtagaacaaataaaataatggaAACAATCCTACCGAGCAACCTTAACATTGAGGAAATTGCTGACTATGTTTATGCCGGGGCCGTAACTGTATGTGAGGAAAACAACATAAGGTTGATCATAAACAAACACCGAACTGAAGAAAACAATATGCCGCCATGGAAGATCCgcctagaaaaaaaaatagagagAATCAGAGCAAACATAGGAGTGTTATATACTTACCTGAACTCCAACTCACCATCCAGAAAAACGATCAAGAAGATCTCGCGCATAGCATCGGACTACAAAATCAGAGCCACAAATGAACCCTTCAAGCAAGAACTCATTGTTGTATATGACACCCTGAAACAGAAGGCAAAAGCATTAGGAAACCGGATCAGGCGATATAATGAAAGGGTCAAAAGGTACAAGAATAACCAATTGTACTATAAAAATCAAAATCAGTTTTACAGACAACTAGAGGAGACAACAACAGTTGAAGAGGAGTTACCAAAACCTGATGAAATGCGTACAACATGGGAAGCAATCTGGAGCGACGGAGGAGAACATAATGATGGAGCATCTTGGATTCGAGAGGCAGAGGAGGAATCAAAATATTACATAATGGATAGAGTTACCATCACTGAAAATGATATAAGAGCAACactaaaaaaaacaaacaactgGTCTGCGCCAGGACCTGACGGGCTTCACAACTACTGGTGGAAACACTTCAGTTGCACacacaaacaaataacaaagTTGTTTCAGCAAGCCCTGGTAAATCCATCCCAATTACCACACACCCTGACTCTTGGCATCACCCACATGATTCCGAAAGGACCAGGACACAATAATCccaaaaattatagaccaatcacgTGCTTGCCTGTTATCTACAAAATCTTAACAGGAGTGATAACACAAAAAATATGGAATCATGTGAGAACATGCAACATTCTAGCACCTGAACAGAATGGATGCCGCAGAGATGCAAAGGGAAGTAAAGAGTTGCTAATCATTGATTCCCTCATTACCAAACAGGCAAAGAAGAAACAGCGGAACCTATCGATGGCATGGATTGATTATAGGAAAGCCTTCGACTCCATCCCACATTCATGGCTACTAAAAACTTTGAGATTGTATGGAGTTGAGGAGGCGATAATCAATCTTCTCAAACATCTCATGCTCACGTGGAGAACTCGATTGCACCTTAAAACGAACACAGGTGAATATACAACAGAGCAGATCAACATCAGAAGAGGGCTTTTCCAGGGAGACAAACTGAGCACACTCTGGTTCTGCCTCGCAATTAACTTTTTGAGCAAATTGCTTAACAACACCAGGTACGGCTATAtcattgaaaaaagaaataacACCAAAATCAGTCATCAGCTTTACATCGACGACCTCAAATTGTACGCTGCAAATGAAGACCAACTATTAAAACAGCTCAGAATCGTGACATCCTTCACAGAAAGTATAAAAATGGAACTGGGCTTAGATAAATGTGCTGTACTACATATGAAAAGGGGAAAGCTGATAGAGGGAGAAGCCATGCTTATAAACCAAGGGTTAGAAATGCAGAGGATGGGACCAGAAGATACTTACAAGTATTTGGGAATTAAACAGGGGCTTGAAATCAGAACAAGAGAAACCAAAGATGCTTTTAAAACTAAGTTCATGGAAAGGCTGAAGAAGGTACTCCAAAGTAAACTGAATGCGAAATCAACATTCACGGCAATTAAAGCGTGGGCGATGCCATGTCTTACTTATTCCTTCGGCATCATTAAATGGTCGACCACCGATCTAAGAGCAATAGATACCCAAGTAAGAGTACTCTTGACTAGGTATGGAATGCATCACCCTCATGCTTCTGTAATAAGACTGCACATGCCAAGAAGTGAGGGAGGAAGAGGTTTACAACAGGTTGAAAACACCCACAACACTGTGGTCAAGCAAATGAAAGAGTATTTTAAATCAAAGAACTCACCTTTCTTCCAAGCGATAGCTGAAGAGGACCAAAATATCACAGCTCTAAACCTGGCATCAACAACGCCCCCTATAGAAAGCCCAAACATCGAGAAAGCTGCAAGAGAATGGCACGGTAAAGCCCTTCATGGAAGATATCCCACTGCtctgaaatggaataaaattaacaaGGAAAAGTCTATCTCATACCTGAAAGCAGGTTACCTTTTCCCAGAGACGGAAGGAAGACTGGCAGCCATCCAGGACCAAGTGATACCTACGAGAGCCTACCTGAAAAACATAGCACAAAAAAACTTACCAACAGATCTATGTCGCAAATGCTCACAATCCGTGGAAACAATCCAACACATTACTTCATCCTGTTCGACCCTCGCTCCCAGAGAATACACGGATCGCCACAATGCCATGGCAAAAGTTTACCACCAGGCACTTGCTATAAAACATGGGTTATTGAAACAACATAAAAAAGTTTATGAATACTCACCACAAACACTACTAGAGAATGCAAACCTGAAGCTATACTGGGATCATCCACTGATTACTGATAGGCCAATTTCACACAACCGACCGGACATAGTtatctttgaaaaaaaagaaaaaacagcgATAATAATTGACATCACGGTTCCAGCGGATGACAACGCTGAGAAAgcctatattgaaaaaatagtgaaatatcATGACTTGGCGTTTGAACTGAAACAAATTTACCAACTTACCTCCACTCTGATCCTTCCATTGGTCATCACAACCAATGGTCTTGTTGAGATGCATCTGATCCAACACACCAAGCGGCTTGGACTTGACGAAAGTCTTATCGATGTAGCCCAGAAGGAAGTCATTCTGTGGACTACAAGAATAGTCAGAAGATTTCTAACCAGCAGCTGAGAAATGCTTTGGTCCTCGTGATCCGGCATAATCATGCGCCCACCcagaatggtgaaaaaaaaaaaaatatacatatatatatatatatatatatatatatatatatatatatatatatatatatatatatatatatatatatatatatatatatatatatatatatatatatatattatgctTCGAGCACAGAGCAGCTGCGACGA includes the following:
- the LOC123315925 gene encoding uncharacterized protein LOC123315925; this translates as MLSGSDDPAYLSHPAPRLAAWEAVDYEAPVTRSMMQGGRGQRAGPLRSRLEAEPVGDSCGASGAAPRDGTVSHSSNNIRRVRRSISLDGIRNRPAEAQTRDGRMRWTEEENILIMRVHFIAEELHQQNAERTYRQILTTTWNEIYPSRLSYPNLLANRVRWIIQNEKFSSVELESIKKSIRPYAPVSTDDTIITEEIDHEQQVSTTLEHKSTEKVFRRNIQLYAKINPQERPRIPRLKGSQNILESVSRTNKIMETILPSNLNIEEIADYVYAGAVTVCEENNIRLIINKHRTEENNMPPWKIRLEKKIERIRANIGVLYTYLNSNSPSRKTIKKISRIASDYKIRATNEPFKQELIVVYDTLKQKAKALGNRIRRYNERVKRYKNNQLYYKNQNQFYRQLEETTTVEEELPKPDEMRTTWEAIWSDGGEHNDGASWIREAEEESKYYIMDRVTITENDIRATLKKTNNWSAPGPDGLHNYWWKHFSCTHKQITKLFQQALVNPSQLPHTLTLGITHMIPKGPGHNNPKNYRPITCLPVIYKILTGVITQKIWNHVRTCNILAPEQNGCRRDAKGSKELLIIDSLITKQAKKKQRNLSMAWIDYRKAFDSIPHSWLLKTLRLYGVEEAIINLLKHLMLTWRTRLHLKTNTGEYTTEQINIRRGLFQGDKLSTLWFCLAINFLSKLLNNTRYGYIIEKRNNTKISHQLYIDDLKLYAANEDQLLKQLRIVTSFTESIKMELGLDKCAVLHMKRGKLIEGEAMLINQGLEMQRMGPEDTYKYLGIKQGLEIRTRETKDAFKTKFMERLKKVLQSKLNAKSTFTAIKAWAMPCLTYSFGIIKWSTTDLRAIDTQVRVLLTRYGMHHPHASVIRLHMPRSEGGRGLQQVENTHNTVVKQMKEYFKSKNSPFFQAIAEEDQNITALNLASTTPPIESPNIEKAAREWHGKALHGRYPTALKWNKINKEKSISYLKAGYLFPETEGRLAAIQDQVIPTRAYLKNIAQKNLPTDLCRKCSQSVETIQHITSSCSTLAPREYTDRHNAMAKVYHQALAIKHGLLKQHKKVYEYSPQTLLENANLKLYWDHPLITDRPISHNRPDIVIFEKKEKTAIIIDITVPADDNAEKAYIEKIVKYHDLAFELKQIYQLTSTLILPLVITTNGLVEMHLIQHTKRLGLDESLIDVAQKEVILWTTRIVRRFLTSS